A region of the Candidatus Eisenbacteria bacterium genome:
GCTTTGCACCCGCCGGCATCACGCTGGGCGCCCACCAGGACCCGCAACGCGAGCTCGACCTCGAACGCTGTGAGCGAGACGGAGTGCGGTGGGCGGTGCGTCCGACCGGCGGCCGCGCGATCTTTCACGACGACGAGTGGACCTATGCGTTCGCGGCGCCGATCGATCATCCCGAGTGGGGCGGAGGCTTGCTCGAAGCGTACGATCGAGTCAGCCGGGTGATCGTGAGTTCGCTGCTGCGCCTCGGAGTACCTGCGAGTCTGGCGCGTTCGGGAGGCGCGCGCGCCGGGACGGCATCGCGCGCGGAGGTTGCCGCTCCGTGCTTCACTTCGACGGCCCGCCACGAGATCGTCGTGGCGAATCGCAAGCTGGTCGGCAGCGCCCAGCGCCGCACCGCGACCGTCTACCTGCAGCAGGGCAGTGTCCTGCTCGGCGAGGGTCATTTGCGCCTGGTCGACTACCTCAATCTCGAACTCGAGGCACGCGAGCGAGAGCGCCAGGCGCTCACCGGCGCGGCCGTCAGTGCGCGGCGCTGGCTCGGCGAACGTGCACCCCTCGAACGTTGGGCCGAAGCGCTGCGAGCGAGCTTCTCGGTCCCCGGCGAGCCGGCCTGGAGCGGTGGATCGCGCTCCCGATTGGCCCTCGAAAAACCGCCTTCCTATACTGTGTCAAACGTTGTCCCCGAAATGGCCCGCCTCCGCACTCCGGGAGAGACCCACTCATGATCATCGCGCGCATTCGAACCGTTTCGCTGCTCGCCCTCGGCCTGCTGTTGCTCGCGCTGGCGACCGGCTGCGGCGGCAGCACCGGAGTCGCCGCTTCGAGCTACAAGGATCCGTTCCCGCTCCCTCGCGACACCATGCAGTTCGTGGCGAAGGAAGTCGGCCGCCACGGCGGGCGCTTCGTGATCGGACAGACCTCGGCGCCCAAGTCTTTCAACGCGATCATGGCGAACGAGACCTCGTCCACCGACCTGACGCAGTTGTTGTTCGTGGGGCTCAGCGAGTACGACAACGGCCGGCAGGTCGAGATCCCGATGGTGGCCAAGAGCTGGGACCTGAGCGAGGACGGCCGTCGCTGGACCTATCACATGCGGCGCGGCGCGGCGTTCTCGGACGGGCACCCGATCACCTCGGCGGACGTGCTGTTCTCGTTCGAGGTGACCTATGACGAGACGCTCCATCCCTCGATGCAGGAACTCATCAAGGTGAATGGAAAGCCGTTTCAGATCAGCGCACCCGATTCGTACACCGTCGTGTTCGACATTGCCGAGCCCTACGTGCTCATGAATGCGGTCGTGGGTTCGGTCCGCATCATGCCGAAGCACATCCTGGAGCCCGCGTTTCGCGGCGGCAATTTCGCAGCTGCCTACAACTCGAACACAGCTCCCGAGAGCCTCGTGACGAGTGGGGCCTGGAAGCTCAAGAGCTTCGTGCCGGGCGAGAAGACGGTGCTGACGCGCAATCCGTACTGGTTCGGCGTCGACTCGAAAGGGCAGCGCCTCCCGTACCTCGACGAACTGACATTCGTGATCGTGCCGGATCAGAACACCGCATTCCTCAAGTTCCAGGCCGGCGATCTCGACGCGCTCGACAACGTCAAGCCCGAGGACTACAAGACCTACGAAGACATGCAGAAGTCGCATGACTTCACGCTCCACGAGATCGGACCGAGCCTCAACACGAATTTCTTCTGGTTCAATCTCAACCGGGTGCACGAGCCGAAGCCGGGCCGCAAGCTGGGCTCGACTTACCTCGACGCGACCAAGTACGCCTGGTTCAGCGACGTGCGCTTCCGGCGCGCGGTGTCGATGGGGATCGATCGCGAAGCGATGATCCGCGGAGTGTTCTTCGGAGACGCGGTCAAGAACTGGGCGACGTACACCGCCGGCAACAAGCTGTGGTACGACCCGACCATCACGGGCGCCGACTACGATCCCGAAGGCGCGAAGCGGCTGCTCGCGGAGGCCGGCTTCAAGGATCGCGACGGCGACGGCGTGCTCGAGGACGCGAAGGGCCACACCGTTTCATTCACGATCAAGACGAACGGCGACAACGTGACGCGCGTGCAGATGGCGAACTTCATCAAGGACGACCTGGCGAAGATCGGCATCAAGTGCATTCCGACCCCGGTCGACTTCAACACCTTGATCACGAATCTGCGCCAGGACTTCCAGTACGAAGCCTTGCTTCTGGGGCTGTCTTCCGCGGTACCGCCGGACCCGGGCATGGGGCAGAACGTGTTCCGCTCGAGCGGTCTCACGCACTACTGGAACATCAAGCAGCCCCGGCCCGAGACGCCCCAGGAGGTCGAGATCGATCGCCTGATCGGCGAGAATGTCGGGACCTTCGACATGGCGATCCGCAAGGCCACGCTCCATCAGATCTTCGAGATCTGGAATCGCGAGGTCTACACGGTGTGGCTTCCGACTGTGATCATGAAGCTCCCGGTGAGCAATCGCTTCGGTAACACCGAGCCGGTGCCGATTCCGCATCGCATCCTGTGGAACATCGACCGGGTGTTCGTGAAGTCGCCCGGTCGACCGGCGTGATCGGCGCATGAACGTGCGGCCCCGTGGCGCGTCCACTCCCGATCGGGAGCGGCGCGCTCGCCGCGCCACGTGACCCATGCGGACCTTCATCCTCCGGCGCATTCTGCAGACCATCCCGCTTCTGATCGGGATCTCGGCGCTCACGTTCCTGTTGCTCCAACTCGCGCCGGGCGACTTCCTCAACACCATGGCCGAGAACCCCGGCATCTCAGCCGAGAGCATCGAGGCGATGCGCCGGCGTTTCGGACTCGATCAGCCCTGGTACCTCCAGTACGGCATCTATCTGAAGAACGTCTTTCTGCATTTCGACTTCGGCGAGTCGTTCTCGCGTCATCAGCCGGTCTTCACAGTGCTGAAGGAGGGCCTCCTCAACACCCTGCTGCTTGCGACCTCGGCGGCGGTGGTGACGTGGGGCCTCGCGATTCCGCTCGGCGTCTGGGCGGCGGTTCGTCAGTACGGCGCAGTCGACAAGACGCTCTCGCTGATGGCATTCGTCTGGCTATCGATCCCCGAGGTGTTGTCCGGGCTCTTGCTGCTGTTTCTCGCCGCCAAAACCGGGCTGTTTCCAGTCGGCGGGATGCGTTCGCTGGACTGGGAGACCATGGATCTGGGCGCGCGTCTGTTCGATCTCGCCCACCACCTCGCACTGCCGGCGCTGGTGACCGGACTGATCCCTCTCGCCAGCCGCATGCGACAGATGCGCGGCAATCTGCTCGACGTGCTGCGCCTGGACTACATCACGACCGCGCGTGCCAAGGGGCTCTCGGAACGCACCGTGATCTTCAAGCATGCCGCGCGCAACGCGCTCAACCCGCTCATCACGCTGTTCGGTTTCACGCTCGGAGCGCTGGTGTCGGGAGCGTTCGTGTCCGAGATCATCTTCGCGTGGCCGGGCCTCGGACGTATCACGCTCGAAGCGATCCAGACCCAGGATCAGTATCTGGTGCTCGGATCGGTCCTGATGGCATCGGTGGTGCTCGTGGTCGGGAATCTGATCGCCGACCTGCTGCTCGCGGTCGCGGATCCGAGGATCAGCTATGACTGATCCACGTACGTCGACGCCGGCGGCCGCCAGCGCAGCGGCCGACCCGTCCGCGCTCGAGATCCTTGCGAAGCCGCCCGAAAGTCCGGCGCGCATTTTCTGGCAGCAGTTCCGCAAAAGCCCGGTCGCGGTGACGGGCGGCGCCATTCTGCTCGCGCTGTACGGCCTCGCCCTGTTCGCGCCGTTCGTCTCGCCCTACTCGCCGGAAGAGATGGATCGGAATCGCTTCTACCACGCACCTCAGGCTCTGCACTTTCGCGACGCCTCCGGCCGGTTCTCGGCGTGGCCGCACGCGTTCCCGACCCGCATCGCCGATCCGCGCGCGTTTCGGTATGAAGAAGATCCGGCCGGCGCGACGCCGCTGCGGCTGTTCGTGAAGGGCGCGCGTTACCACTGGCTGGGCGTGATTCCGATGGATCGGCATCTGTTCGGAGTCGATGCGCCGGTGCGGTTCTACCCGTTCGGCACCGATCCGAATGGACGAGATGTGCTGTCGCGGTTGCTCTACGGCGCCCAGATCTCGCTCACGGTCGGACTGATCGGCATTGCGATCTCGTTCACGCTCGGCCTGCTGCTGGGCGGTATCTCGGGGTACTTCGGGGGCTGGGTGGACTCGATCATCATGCGATTCACGGAATTGCTGCTCAGCATCCCCGGCCTCTACCTGCTGATCGCGCTGCGTGCCATCTTCCCCGTCGACCTTCCGAGTCAGCAGGTGTACCTGGGCATCGTGGTGATTCTCGCGCTGATCGGCTGGGCCGGCCTCGCGCGCATCATCCGCGGCATGGTGCTCTCGATCCGACGCGCGGAGTACGTGGCCGCGGCCGAGGCGCTCGGCATGAGCCGACTGCGGATCATCGCGCGACACATTCTGCCGAACACCATGTCGTTCGTGATCGTCGCGGCGACCATCTCGATTCCCGGCTACATCCTTGGTGAAGTCGTGCTGTCGTTTCTGGGGCTCGGCGTGCAGGAGCCGGCCGCCTCGTGGGGCAACATGCTGGCGCAGGCTCGCAGTCTTCGCGTGCTCACGTCGTTCCCGTGGATGCTGCTGTTCCCCGGCAGCGCGATCTTCGTGACGGTGCTGGCATTCAACTTCCTCGGTGACGGACTGCGCGACGCGCTCGACCCGCGCCGCGTGCTCGGAGGCAAGACCACATGAGCGAGCCGCTGCTGCGTCTCGAGGACCTGCAGACCCACTTCTTCACGGACGACGCCGTGGTGCGCGCGGTGGACGGCGTCTCGTACGAGCTGCGCGAGCGCGAAACACTCGCGGTGGTGGGAGAGTCGGGGAGCGGCAAGAGCGTGACGGCGCTCTCGATCCTCGGCCTGGTGCCGCAGCCGCCCGGTCGCATCGTGGGCGGGAGCATGCGTTTCCGCGGACGGGAGTTGAGAGGCATGCCGATCTCGGAGCTGCGAAAGATCCGCGGCAAGGAGATCTCGATGATCTTCCAGGAGCCCATGACCTCGCTCAATCCGGTCTACTCCTGCGGCGAGCAGATCATGGAAGCGCTGATGCTGCACGAAGGGCTCGACCGAAAGGCCGCCAGGCAGCGCGCGATCGAAATGCTCCAACTGGTGGGGATTCCGCTTCCCGAGCAGCGCGTGGACGAGTATCCGCACCAGATGTCGGGCGGCATGCGCCAGCGCGTCATGATCGCGATGGCGCTCGCATGCCGCCCGGCGATCCTGATCGCCGACGAGCCCACCACGGCACTCGACGTGACGATTCAGGCGCAGATCCTCGAGCTGCTCGAACGGCTGCAGCGCGATCTCGGCATGGCGGTCCTGCTCATCACGCACGACCTGGGTGTGGTGGCCGAGACCGCCGATCGCGTCGCCGTGATGTACGCGGGGCAGGTGGTCGAGTACTGCGACGTGAACGAAGCCTTCGAGCGCACCTTGCATCCCTACACGGCGGGTCTGCTCGCGTCGCTGCCGAAGCTCGGGATCAAACAGGAAACCCTGCGCGTGATCCCCGGCAATGTCCCGAATCCCGCGCACTTTCCACCGGGATGCCGCTTCCATCCGCGCTGTCCGATCGCGATCGATCGGTGCCGAACCGAGATGCCGGTGCTTCGAGACTTCGGCAGCGGGCACACCTCGCGCTGCTGGCGCGCCGAAGAGATCGCGGCCGGAACCGTCGATCCGGCAGGTCCGGTCTCCGACGCTGCGGGAGGTGCACGTGGCTGATCCGCTGCTTCGGGTGCGCGACCTCGTCAAGCACTTCCCGATCAAGAAGGGCCTGCT
Encoded here:
- a CDS encoding ABC transporter substrate-binding protein; the protein is MIIARIRTVSLLALGLLLLALATGCGGSTGVAASSYKDPFPLPRDTMQFVAKEVGRHGGRFVIGQTSAPKSFNAIMANETSSTDLTQLLFVGLSEYDNGRQVEIPMVAKSWDLSEDGRRWTYHMRRGAAFSDGHPITSADVLFSFEVTYDETLHPSMQELIKVNGKPFQISAPDSYTVVFDIAEPYVLMNAVVGSVRIMPKHILEPAFRGGNFAAAYNSNTAPESLVTSGAWKLKSFVPGEKTVLTRNPYWFGVDSKGQRLPYLDELTFVIVPDQNTAFLKFQAGDLDALDNVKPEDYKTYEDMQKSHDFTLHEIGPSLNTNFFWFNLNRVHEPKPGRKLGSTYLDATKYAWFSDVRFRRAVSMGIDREAMIRGVFFGDAVKNWATYTAGNKLWYDPTITGADYDPEGAKRLLAEAGFKDRDGDGVLEDAKGHTVSFTIKTNGDNVTRVQMANFIKDDLAKIGIKCIPTPVDFNTLITNLRQDFQYEALLLGLSSAVPPDPGMGQNVFRSSGLTHYWNIKQPRPETPQEVEIDRLIGENVGTFDMAIRKATLHQIFEIWNREVYTVWLPTVIMKLPVSNRFGNTEPVPIPHRILWNIDRVFVKSPGRPA
- a CDS encoding ABC transporter permease gives rise to the protein MRTFILRRILQTIPLLIGISALTFLLLQLAPGDFLNTMAENPGISAESIEAMRRRFGLDQPWYLQYGIYLKNVFLHFDFGESFSRHQPVFTVLKEGLLNTLLLATSAAVVTWGLAIPLGVWAAVRQYGAVDKTLSLMAFVWLSIPEVLSGLLLLFLAAKTGLFPVGGMRSLDWETMDLGARLFDLAHHLALPALVTGLIPLASRMRQMRGNLLDVLRLDYITTARAKGLSERTVIFKHAARNALNPLITLFGFTLGALVSGAFVSEIIFAWPGLGRITLEAIQTQDQYLVLGSVLMASVVLVVGNLIADLLLAVADPRISYD
- a CDS encoding ABC transporter permease; this translates as MTDPRTSTPAAASAAADPSALEILAKPPESPARIFWQQFRKSPVAVTGGAILLALYGLALFAPFVSPYSPEEMDRNRFYHAPQALHFRDASGRFSAWPHAFPTRIADPRAFRYEEDPAGATPLRLFVKGARYHWLGVIPMDRHLFGVDAPVRFYPFGTDPNGRDVLSRLLYGAQISLTVGLIGIAISFTLGLLLGGISGYFGGWVDSIIMRFTELLLSIPGLYLLIALRAIFPVDLPSQQVYLGIVVILALIGWAGLARIIRGMVLSIRRAEYVAAAEALGMSRLRIIARHILPNTMSFVIVAATISIPGYILGEVVLSFLGLGVQEPAASWGNMLAQARSLRVLTSFPWMLLFPGSAIFVTVLAFNFLGDGLRDALDPRRVLGGKTT
- a CDS encoding ABC transporter ATP-binding protein gives rise to the protein MSEPLLRLEDLQTHFFTDDAVVRAVDGVSYELRERETLAVVGESGSGKSVTALSILGLVPQPPGRIVGGSMRFRGRELRGMPISELRKIRGKEISMIFQEPMTSLNPVYSCGEQIMEALMLHEGLDRKAARQRAIEMLQLVGIPLPEQRVDEYPHQMSGGMRQRVMIAMALACRPAILIADEPTTALDVTIQAQILELLERLQRDLGMAVLLITHDLGVVAETADRVAVMYAGQVVEYCDVNEAFERTLHPYTAGLLASLPKLGIKQETLRVIPGNVPNPAHFPPGCRFHPRCPIAIDRCRTEMPVLRDFGSGHTSRCWRAEEIAAGTVDPAGPVSDAAGGARG